The following proteins come from a genomic window of Macrobrachium rosenbergii isolate ZJJX-2024 chromosome 37, ASM4041242v1, whole genome shotgun sequence:
- the LOC136825108 gene encoding uncharacterized protein, translating into MSITSKVQCDLSITSKVQCDLSITSKVQCDLSITSKVQCDLSITSKVQCDLSITSKVQCDLSITSKVQCDLSITSKVQCDLSITSKVQCDLSITSNVQCDLSITSKVQCDLSITSKVQCDLSITSKVQCDLSITSKVQCDLSITSKVQCDLSITSKVQCDLSITSKVQCDLSITSKVQCDLSITSKCDLSITSKVQCDLSITSKVQCDLSITSKVQCDLSITSKVQCDLSITSKVQCDLSITSKVQCDISITSKVQCDLSITSKVQCDLSITSKVQCDLSITSKVQCDLSITSKVQCDLSITSKVQCDLSITSKVQCDLSITSKVQCVKRGK; encoded by the exons caTTACTTCAAAAGTGCAGTGTGATCTCAGCATTACTTCAAAAGTACAGTGTGATCTCAGCATTACTTCAAAAGTACAGTGTGATCTCAGCATTACTTCAAAAGTACAGTGTGATCTCAGCATTACTTCAAAAGTGCAGTGTGATCTCAGCATTACTTCAAAAGTACAGTGTGATCTCAGCATTACTTCAAAAGTACAGTGTGATCTCAGCATTACTTCAAAAGTTCAGTGTGATCTCAGCATTACTTCAAAAGTGCAGTGTGATCTCAGCATTACTTCAAATGTACAGTGTGATCTCAGCATTACTTCAAAAGTACAGTGTGATCTCAGCATTACTTCAAAAGTTCAGTGTGATCTCAGCATTACTTCAAAAGTGCAGTGTGATCTCAGCATTACTTCAAAAGTACAGTGTGATCTCAGCATTACTTCAAAAGTGCAGTGTGATCTCAGCATTACTTCAAAAGTACAGTGTGATCTCAGCATTACTTCAAAAGTTCAGTGTGATCTCAGCATTACTTCAAAAGTACAGTGTGATCTCAGCATTACTTCAAAA TGTGATCTCAGCATTACTTCAAAAGTTCAGTGTGATCTCAGCATTACTTCAAAAGTGCAGTGTGATCTCAGCATTACTTCAAAAGTACAGTGTGATCTCAGCATTACTTCAAAAGTGCAGTGTGATCTCAGCATTACTTCAAAAGTGCAGTGTGATCTCAGCATTACTTCAAAAGTACAGTGTGATATCAGCATTACTTCAAAAGTACAGTGTGATCTCAGCATTACTTCAAAAGTTCAGTGTGATCTCAGCATTACTTCAAAAGTGCAGTGTGATCTCAGCATTACTTCAAAAGTACAGTGTGATCTCAGCATTACTTCAAAAGTACAGTGTGATCTCAGCATTACTTCAAAAGTACAGTGTGATCTCAGCATTACTTCAAAAGTGCAGTGCGATCTCAGCATTACTTCAAAAGTACAGTGtgtaaaaaggggaaaataa